A genomic window from Halorubrum lacusprofundi ATCC 49239 includes:
- the ilvN gene encoding acetolactate synthase small subunit gives MSGDSPDSRPATDGGSPASGGVPEADSRPMPSEQPGPEERNYPTGRRNLEGIRIDPVVEAEHESRRAVISALVEDEPGVLARVSGLVSRRQFNIESLTVGPTTVEGHSRITMVVEETDPGIDQIEKQMAKLKPVISVGEVSGDAVTSELVLLKVQADDPAAVHAVSEMYDGRTVDAGPETITVELTGDNASIDNAIGAFERFGIVEIARTGPTALARGNTPTAPGEKPGTAGEPTTHDD, from the coding sequence ATGAGCGGCGACTCCCCCGACTCCCGGCCCGCGACCGATGGCGGCTCCCCCGCGTCCGGCGGCGTGCCCGAGGCCGACTCGCGACCCATGCCGAGCGAACAGCCCGGCCCCGAGGAGCGCAACTATCCCACGGGACGCCGGAACCTCGAAGGGATCCGCATCGACCCGGTCGTCGAGGCGGAACACGAGTCTCGCCGCGCAGTCATCTCGGCGTTGGTGGAAGATGAGCCGGGCGTGCTCGCGCGCGTCTCCGGTCTCGTCTCCCGCCGACAGTTCAACATCGAGAGCCTCACTGTCGGCCCGACGACCGTGGAGGGTCACTCGCGGATCACCATGGTCGTCGAGGAGACGGACCCCGGCATCGACCAGATCGAAAAGCAGATGGCGAAGCTAAAGCCGGTCATCTCGGTCGGCGAGGTCTCCGGCGACGCGGTCACCTCGGAGCTCGTCCTGCTCAAGGTGCAGGCGGACGACCCTGCAGCGGTCCACGCGGTCTCGGAGATGTACGACGGCCGGACGGTCGACGCCGGTCCGGAGACGATCACCGTCGAGCTTACCGGCGACAACGCCAGCATCGACAACGCGATCGGCGCGTTCGAGCGGTTCGGCATCGTCGAGATCGCGCGCACCGGGCCGACCGCCCTCGCGCGCGGCAACACGCCGACGGCGCCCGGAGAGAAACCCGGAACGGCCGGCGAACCGACGACTCACGACGACTGA
- the leuD gene encoding 3-isopropylmalate dehydratase small subunit, whose amino-acid sequence MSSPEFSEGEAPAEKVTEVSGTGIPVRGNDIDTDQIIPARFMKVVTFDGLGQFSFFDQRFDDDNEKDHPFNEEQYQGANVLVVNANFGCGSSREHAPQALMRWGIDAVVGESFAEIFAGNCLALGIPTVTADQEDIEALQDFVEANPNAEVDIDVAAETITYGDTVVDATVHDAQRKALVEGVWDTTALMGANEEAVRETARSLPYVPAEDIPGDEA is encoded by the coding sequence ATGAGCTCGCCCGAGTTCAGCGAGGGCGAGGCGCCGGCCGAGAAGGTCACCGAGGTCTCCGGCACCGGCATCCCGGTCCGAGGCAACGACATCGACACCGACCAGATCATCCCGGCGCGGTTCATGAAGGTAGTTACCTTCGACGGACTGGGCCAGTTCTCCTTCTTCGACCAGCGGTTCGACGACGACAACGAGAAGGACCACCCGTTCAATGAGGAGCAGTACCAGGGCGCGAACGTCCTAGTTGTCAACGCCAACTTCGGCTGTGGCTCGTCGCGTGAGCACGCCCCGCAGGCGCTGATGCGCTGGGGGATCGACGCGGTCGTCGGCGAGTCGTTCGCGGAGATCTTCGCGGGTAACTGCCTCGCGCTCGGTATTCCGACGGTCACGGCAGACCAAGAGGACATCGAGGCGCTGCAGGACTTCGTCGAGGCCAACCCGAACGCCGAGGTCGACATCGACGTGGCCGCCGAGACGATCACCTACGGCGACACCGTCGTCGATGCGACGGTCCACGACGCCCAGCGGAAGGCGCTCGTCGAGGGCGTCTGGGACACCACGGCGCTGATGGGTGCGAACGAGGAGGCGGTCCGCGAGACCGCTCGGTCGCTGCCGTACGTTCCGGCCGAGGACATTCCGGGGGACGAGGCGTGA
- a CDS encoding DUF555 domain-containing protein, translating to MSNYEVAMEAAWLVRDVKETDDAIGVAVSEAGKRLNETDKQYVEVEPGVTGCPACGEPFDAAFLAANTALVGLLLEIDIFNADSEEHAERIAKSEVGGALRDVPLEIIEVIETDGDEDGDRDDE from the coding sequence ATGAGCAACTACGAAGTCGCGATGGAAGCAGCCTGGTTGGTCCGTGACGTCAAGGAGACCGACGACGCCATCGGCGTCGCGGTCAGCGAAGCCGGCAAGCGACTCAACGAGACGGACAAGCAGTACGTCGAGGTCGAGCCCGGCGTCACCGGCTGTCCGGCCTGCGGCGAGCCGTTCGACGCCGCGTTCCTCGCCGCGAACACCGCCTTGGTCGGACTCCTCTTGGAGATCGACATCTTCAACGCCGACAGCGAGGAGCACGCCGAGCGGATCGCGAAGAGCGAGGTCGGCGGTGCCCTCCGCGACGTTCCGCTTGAGATCATCGAAGTCATCGAAACCGACGGGGACGAGGACGGCGACCGCGACGACGAGTAG
- the ilvC gene encoding ketol-acid reductoisomerase produces the protein MTEDDTQTFNSTVYYDEDADGEAIAHKTVAVLGYGSQGHAHAQNLNDSGVDVVVGLREDSSSWDAAESDGLRVEVPADAVAEADIVSVLVPDTVQPDVYENAIEPNLDAGDTLQFAHGFNIHYNQIQPPEDVDVTMVAPKSPGHLVRRNYENDEGTPGLLAVYQDATGDAHDEGLAYAAAIGCTRAGVVETSFREETETDLFGEQAVLCGGVTSLVKQGYETLVDAGYSPEMAYFECLNELKLIVDLMYEDGLGGMWDSVSDTAEYGGLTQGDVVVDEHARENMEEVLEKVQNGQFAREWIAENQAGRPSYTQLRAAEKNHEIEAVGEELRGLFAWQDEEDDEEESAEVTA, from the coding sequence ATGACCGAAGACGACACACAGACGTTCAACTCGACAGTATACTACGACGAAGACGCCGACGGCGAAGCGATCGCCCACAAGACCGTGGCCGTGCTCGGCTACGGCTCGCAGGGCCACGCGCACGCGCAGAACCTCAACGACAGCGGGGTCGACGTGGTCGTCGGCCTCCGCGAGGACAGCTCCTCGTGGGACGCCGCCGAGAGCGACGGGCTCCGCGTAGAGGTCCCCGCGGACGCGGTCGCCGAGGCCGACATCGTCAGCGTGCTCGTGCCCGACACGGTCCAGCCGGACGTGTACGAGAACGCCATCGAGCCGAACCTGGACGCGGGCGACACGCTCCAGTTCGCGCACGGGTTCAACATCCACTACAACCAGATCCAGCCGCCCGAGGACGTCGACGTGACGATGGTCGCACCGAAGTCGCCGGGCCACCTCGTCCGCCGCAACTACGAGAACGACGAGGGGACGCCCGGCCTGCTGGCGGTGTATCAGGACGCGACCGGCGACGCCCACGACGAGGGACTCGCGTACGCGGCCGCGATCGGCTGTACCCGCGCCGGCGTCGTCGAGACGTCGTTCCGCGAGGAGACCGAGACCGACCTGTTCGGCGAGCAGGCCGTCCTCTGTGGCGGCGTCACCTCCCTCGTGAAGCAGGGGTACGAGACGCTCGTCGACGCCGGCTACTCCCCGGAGATGGCGTACTTCGAGTGTCTCAACGAGCTGAAGCTCATCGTCGACCTGATGTACGAAGACGGGCTCGGCGGCATGTGGGACTCGGTCTCCGATACCGCGGAGTACGGCGGGCTCACGCAGGGCGACGTGGTCGTCGACGAGCACGCTCGCGAGAACATGGAAGAAGTACTGGAGAAGGTCCAGAACGGGCAGTTCGCCCGCGAATGGATTGCGGAGAACCAGGCGGGACGGCCCTCCTACACCCAGCTCCGGGCCGCGGAGAAGAACCACGAGATCGAGGCCGTCGGCGAGGAACTGCGCGGCCTGTTCGCGTGGCAAGATGAAGAAGACGACGAGGAGGAATCGGCCGAGGTGACCGCCTGA
- the leuC gene encoding 3-isopropylmalate dehydratase large subunit gives MSEGTLYDKVWDRHTVTKLPTGQDQLFVGLHLVHEVTSPQAFGMLKERDQEVAFPERTHATVDHIVPTGNRDRPYRDEAAENMMAELEANVRGSGIDFSDPDSGNQGIVHVIGPEQGLTQPGMTIVCGDSHTSTHGAFGALAFGIGTSQIRDVLATGCIAMEKQQVRKIEVTGELGEGVTAKDVILTIIGKLGTDGGVGYVYEYAGEAIEDLGMEGRMSICNMSIEGGARAGYVNPDETTYEWLAETDAFADDPEKFERLKPYWESIRSDADAEYDDVVTIDGSAIEPTVTWGTTPGQTAGITEPIPDPDDLPEEDRDTAKRAQKHMRVEPGDTMEGYDIDVAFLGSCTNARLKDLREAAAFVEGREVDDDVRAMVVPGSQRVRDAAEAEGIDEIFIEAGFDWREPGCSMCLGMNDDQLVGDEASASSSNRNFVGRQGSKDGRTVLMSPIMVAAAAVTGEVTDVREMEEVATV, from the coding sequence ATGAGCGAGGGGACCCTGTACGACAAGGTGTGGGACCGGCACACGGTGACGAAGCTGCCCACCGGACAGGACCAGCTGTTCGTCGGGCTCCACCTCGTTCACGAGGTCACCAGCCCGCAGGCGTTCGGCATGCTGAAAGAGCGCGACCAAGAGGTGGCGTTCCCGGAGCGCACGCACGCGACCGTCGACCACATTGTGCCGACTGGGAACCGCGATCGGCCCTACCGCGACGAGGCCGCCGAGAACATGATGGCGGAGCTGGAGGCGAACGTCCGCGGCTCGGGCATCGACTTTTCCGATCCGGACTCCGGCAACCAGGGGATCGTCCACGTTATCGGGCCGGAGCAGGGGCTCACCCAGCCGGGAATGACGATCGTCTGTGGCGACTCGCACACGTCGACGCACGGCGCGTTCGGCGCGCTGGCGTTCGGCATCGGCACCTCGCAGATCCGCGACGTGCTCGCGACGGGCTGTATCGCCATGGAGAAACAGCAGGTCCGCAAGATCGAGGTCACGGGCGAGCTCGGCGAGGGCGTCACCGCGAAGGACGTCATCCTGACGATCATCGGGAAGCTCGGGACCGACGGCGGCGTCGGCTACGTCTACGAGTACGCCGGCGAGGCCATCGAGGACCTCGGGATGGAAGGGCGGATGTCCATCTGTAACATGTCGATCGAAGGCGGCGCCCGCGCGGGATACGTCAACCCCGACGAGACCACCTACGAGTGGCTCGCGGAGACGGACGCCTTCGCCGACGACCCCGAGAAGTTCGAGCGGCTGAAACCCTACTGGGAGTCGATCCGGAGCGACGCCGACGCCGAGTACGACGACGTGGTCACCATCGACGGCTCGGCGATCGAACCGACCGTCACGTGGGGGACCACGCCCGGTCAGACCGCGGGCATCACCGAGCCGATCCCGGATCCCGACGACCTGCCCGAGGAGGACCGCGACACCGCGAAGCGGGCACAGAAACACATGCGCGTCGAGCCCGGCGACACGATGGAGGGGTACGACATCGACGTGGCGTTCCTCGGCTCGTGTACTAACGCGCGGCTGAAGGACCTCCGCGAGGCCGCGGCGTTCGTCGAGGGTCGCGAGGTCGACGACGACGTGCGCGCGATGGTCGTCCCCGGTAGCCAGCGCGTCCGCGACGCCGCCGAGGCCGAAGGGATAGACGAGATATTCATCGAGGCCGGCTTCGACTGGCGCGAGCCCGGCTGTTCGATGTGTCTCGGCATGAACGACGACCAGCTGGTGGGCGACGAGGCGAGCGCCTCCTCGTCGAACCGGAACTTCGTCGGCCGACAGGGCTCGAAGGACGGGCGCACCGTGCTGATGAGTCCGATCATGGTCGCGGCCGCGGCGGTGACCGGCGAGGTCACCGACGTCCGCGAGATGGAGGAGGTGGCGACCGTATGA
- the ilvB gene encoding biosynthetic-type acetolactate synthase large subunit, producing the protein MSDTAAQPREDDAEEPKDPPDADESVAAETDDPSDTDGPVTGPVSTGAESVVAALEAAGAETAFGVQGGAIMPVYDALYDSSIRHVTMAHEQGAAHAADAYGVVAGEPGLCLATSGPGATNLVTGIADADMDSDAMLALTGQVPTEFVGNDAFQETDTVGVTRPITKHNYFANGADTVGDTVGEAFELSRAGRPGPTLVDLPKDVTQAETEETPGPAAPPAGTDPDPNADADAVEDAARAIEAAERPVCLFGGGVIKADASDAARTFARSYGIPVTTTMPGIGSFPEDDDLCLSWGGMHGTGYANMAITHTDCLIAVGTRFDDRLTGGIDTFAPEAEVVHIDIDPAEISKNVYADYPLIGDAERILEQLTAAVREAPDAEAWRDRCAEWKETYPLTYATPEDEPLKPQFVVEAFDEATDYDTIVTTGVGQHQMWASQFWTYTEPRTWISSHGLGTMGYGVPAAVGARVAADTMGEQDREVVCFDGDGSFLMTMQELSVAVREDLDITIAVLNNEYIGMVRQWQDAFYEGRHMASDYTWMPEFDKLAEAFGALGLRVDDYDEVAPAVEEALDYDGPAVIDFHVDPEENVLPMVPSGGANGKFATAEDQL; encoded by the coding sequence ATGAGCGACACAGCAGCACAGCCACGAGAGGACGACGCAGAGGAGCCGAAAGATCCGCCGGACGCGGACGAGTCGGTCGCGGCCGAGACCGACGATCCGAGCGACACCGACGGTCCCGTGACGGGACCGGTGTCGACCGGTGCCGAGTCGGTCGTCGCCGCGCTGGAGGCCGCCGGCGCGGAGACCGCCTTCGGCGTGCAGGGCGGCGCGATCATGCCCGTCTACGACGCGCTGTACGACTCCTCGATCCGCCACGTGACGATGGCCCACGAGCAGGGCGCCGCCCACGCCGCCGACGCCTACGGCGTCGTGGCCGGCGAACCGGGACTCTGTCTGGCGACCTCGGGACCGGGCGCGACGAACCTCGTCACCGGCATCGCCGACGCCGACATGGACTCCGACGCGATGCTCGCGTTGACCGGGCAGGTGCCCACCGAGTTCGTCGGCAACGACGCGTTCCAAGAGACCGACACGGTCGGCGTCACCCGTCCGATCACGAAGCACAACTACTTCGCAAACGGCGCGGACACCGTCGGCGACACCGTCGGCGAGGCGTTCGAGCTGTCGCGCGCGGGCCGTCCCGGGCCGACGCTCGTTGACCTGCCGAAGGACGTGACGCAGGCCGAGACGGAGGAGACGCCCGGGCCGGCGGCGCCCCCGGCCGGAACCGACCCCGACCCGAACGCCGACGCCGATGCGGTCGAGGACGCCGCCCGCGCGATCGAGGCGGCCGAACGACCCGTGTGTCTGTTCGGCGGCGGCGTGATCAAGGCCGACGCGAGCGACGCCGCGCGCACCTTCGCACGGTCGTACGGCATCCCCGTGACGACGACGATGCCCGGCATCGGCTCGTTCCCCGAGGACGACGACCTCTGTCTCTCGTGGGGCGGGATGCACGGCACCGGCTACGCCAACATGGCGATCACCCACACCGACTGCCTGATCGCGGTCGGCACCCGGTTCGACGACCGGCTGACGGGCGGGATCGACACGTTCGCCCCGGAGGCCGAGGTCGTCCACATCGACATCGACCCGGCCGAGATTTCGAAGAACGTCTACGCCGACTACCCGCTGATCGGCGACGCTGAGCGCATCCTCGAGCAGCTGACCGCGGCGGTGCGCGAGGCGCCCGACGCTGAGGCGTGGCGCGACCGGTGCGCCGAGTGGAAGGAGACGTACCCGCTCACGTACGCGACCCCGGAAGACGAGCCGCTGAAGCCGCAGTTCGTCGTCGAGGCATTCGACGAGGCGACCGACTACGACACCATCGTGACGACCGGCGTCGGCCAACACCAGATGTGGGCCTCCCAGTTCTGGACGTACACGGAGCCCCGGACGTGGATCTCCTCTCACGGGCTCGGGACGATGGGCTACGGCGTGCCCGCCGCGGTCGGCGCGCGCGTCGCGGCCGACACGATGGGTGAGCAGGACCGCGAGGTGGTGTGTTTCGACGGCGACGGTTCCTTCCTAATGACGATGCAGGAGCTATCGGTGGCGGTCCGCGAGGACCTCGATATCACGATCGCGGTGCTCAACAACGAGTACATCGGGATGGTGCGCCAGTGGCAGGACGCCTTCTACGAAGGGCGTCACATGGCCTCCGACTACACGTGGATGCCCGAGTTCGACAAGCTCGCCGAGGCGTTCGGCGCGCTCGGACTCCGCGTCGACGACTACGACGAGGTCGCGCCCGCGGTCGAGGAGGCGCTCGACTACGACGGACCGGCCGTGATCGACTTCCACGTCGATCCCGAGGAGAACGTCCTGCCGATGGTGCCGAGCGGCGGTGCGAACGGTAAGTTCGCCACCGCGGAGGACCAGCTATGA
- a CDS encoding nitrite/sulfite reductase, giving the protein MPTDVENWKSEAYGREVRDRLFEFAEEGYDSIPDDERDAWFERFKWWGLYHQRNGQEGYFMMRIGTPNGVLEPGQLRTIGEIADEYARGPGTNPIFGDAYADFTTRQSIQLHWIELSDVPAIFEKLAANGLSTQQACGDSWRNIVGNPVAGKDGQEVVEAWPVIRDLNQTFKGNDDHANLPRKWKVSVTGSADGSGQGDINDLAFEPAYKSIDGDGEGDESEDAVGFNVRVGGGLARNEPRLARDIDVWVPPEQVSDVAGGLSALFRDYGDREDRYNARVKFLVDEWGADKVRETLQEEYVDFELEPAGRDVREEYTYNAGEGERNDLIGVHDQNDGRNFVGLNVLVGRMGADDVLNLADLAEEYGSGEVRLSQRQNVIVTDVPDDALDDFRDEPLLDHYSPDPSPFMRGSVACTGTEFCSLSIVETKNRQVRFARWLKVNVDLPADVDEFHIHLSGCTASCAQPQIADVSLRGMKTRKDGDPVEALDVGLGGGLGENPQFARWVTQRVPVDEVPGAIANLIDSFAAERDEGESFRAFVARHDDDELDAFVEPEETDYEDPMMHNTKRTWYPYAENDTMEDAPPTPADD; this is encoded by the coding sequence ATGCCAACGGACGTCGAGAACTGGAAATCGGAGGCGTACGGGCGAGAGGTCCGCGACCGCTTGTTCGAGTTCGCCGAGGAGGGGTACGACTCGATCCCGGACGACGAGCGGGACGCGTGGTTCGAGCGGTTCAAATGGTGGGGCCTGTACCACCAGCGGAACGGACAGGAGGGGTACTTTATGATGCGGATCGGGACCCCGAACGGCGTGCTCGAACCGGGACAGCTCCGAACTATCGGCGAGATCGCCGACGAGTACGCTCGCGGTCCCGGGACGAACCCGATCTTCGGCGACGCGTACGCCGACTTCACCACTCGACAGTCGATCCAGCTCCACTGGATCGAACTCTCGGACGTGCCGGCGATCTTCGAGAAGCTCGCCGCGAACGGCCTCTCGACGCAGCAGGCGTGTGGCGACTCGTGGCGGAACATCGTCGGGAACCCGGTCGCCGGCAAGGACGGACAGGAGGTCGTCGAGGCGTGGCCGGTGATCCGCGACCTTAACCAGACGTTCAAGGGAAACGACGACCACGCGAACCTCCCCCGGAAGTGGAAAGTGTCCGTGACCGGGTCCGCGGACGGCTCCGGGCAGGGCGACATCAACGACCTCGCGTTCGAGCCCGCGTACAAGTCGATCGACGGAGACGGAGAGGGCGACGAGAGCGAGGACGCAGTCGGCTTCAACGTCCGCGTCGGCGGCGGGCTCGCGCGCAACGAGCCGCGGCTCGCCCGCGACATCGACGTCTGGGTGCCACCGGAGCAAGTATCAGATGTCGCCGGCGGGCTCTCCGCGCTGTTCCGCGACTACGGCGACCGCGAGGACCGGTACAACGCGCGGGTGAAGTTCCTCGTCGACGAGTGGGGCGCAGACAAAGTTCGCGAGACGCTTCAGGAGGAGTACGTCGACTTCGAGCTCGAACCCGCCGGGCGCGACGTTCGCGAGGAGTACACCTACAACGCCGGCGAGGGCGAGCGCAACGACCTGATCGGCGTCCACGACCAGAATGACGGCCGGAACTTCGTCGGGCTGAACGTGCTCGTCGGACGGATGGGTGCTGACGACGTGCTCAACCTCGCCGACCTCGCCGAGGAGTACGGCTCCGGCGAGGTCCGGCTCTCGCAGCGCCAGAACGTCATCGTCACCGACGTGCCGGACGACGCCCTTGACGACTTCCGCGACGAGCCGCTGCTCGACCACTACTCGCCCGACCCCTCCCCGTTCATGCGCGGCTCGGTCGCGTGTACCGGTACGGAGTTCTGCTCGCTGTCGATCGTCGAGACGAAGAACCGGCAGGTCCGGTTCGCCCGCTGGCTGAAGGTCAACGTCGACCTCCCCGCCGACGTCGACGAGTTCCACATCCACCTCTCGGGGTGTACCGCGTCGTGCGCGCAGCCGCAGATCGCCGACGTGAGCCTGCGCGGGATGAAGACCCGCAAGGACGGGGACCCGGTGGAGGCGCTCGACGTGGGCCTCGGCGGCGGGCTCGGCGAGAACCCGCAGTTCGCCCGGTGGGTCACCCAGCGCGTGCCCGTCGACGAGGTTCCGGGCGCGATCGCGAACCTGATCGATAGCTTCGCGGCCGAGCGCGACGAGGGCGAGTCGTTCCGGGCGTTCGTCGCCCGTCACGACGACGACGAGCTAGACGCCTTCGTCGAGCCCGAGGAGACCGACTACGAGGACCCGATGATGCACAACACGAAGCGCACCTGGTACCCGTACGCCGAGAACGATACGATGGAGGACGCGCCGCCGACGCCGGCGGACGACTGA
- a CDS encoding DUF6360 family protein, translating to MSDRLLRVNAYTTLDLVEGRARGHEFEADAPGVVNVTAPREDPEHVTLEVELDNTAIDDLPAHADEVDLSPAQARTLAEALESTADRVDAAQNGDSSL from the coding sequence ATGTCCGATCGCCTGCTCCGCGTGAACGCCTACACGACGCTCGACCTCGTGGAGGGCCGCGCCCGCGGGCACGAGTTCGAGGCCGACGCGCCCGGCGTCGTGAACGTCACGGCTCCCCGGGAGGACCCCGAACACGTCACGCTGGAAGTCGAACTCGATAACACGGCGATCGACGACCTCCCCGCCCACGCCGACGAGGTCGACCTCTCGCCCGCGCAGGCACGGACGCTCGCCGAGGCGCTGGAGTCGACGGCGGACCGCGTCGACGCCGCGCAAAACGGCGACAGCTCCTTATAA
- a CDS encoding isocitrate/isopropylmalate family dehydrogenase has product MSHDIVVIEGDGIGREVVPAAVDVLEALPVDFEFVEAEAGDAVKERTGEALPAETYERAAEADATLFGAAGETAADVILPLREAVDSFVNIRPAKAYPGVDALQPETDVVFLRENTEGVYSGHENRLSDDLSTLTRVVTSSASRELAEFACEFVDDGRGPAGDPDEGFTVAHKANVMRETDGRFREEVLAVADERDVDADEELMDAFATKLPLDPTQYGVIVCPNLAGDVLSDLAAGLVGGLGLLPSANVGHDNALFEPVHGTAPDIAGEGIANPTAAILSAAMLLEYLGHVEEGQRVRDAVEGVLSDGPRTGDLGGDATTDEVTAAILDRL; this is encoded by the coding sequence GTGAGCCACGACATCGTCGTCATCGAGGGCGACGGGATCGGCCGAGAGGTCGTTCCGGCCGCCGTCGACGTGCTGGAGGCGCTCCCCGTCGACTTCGAGTTCGTCGAGGCCGAGGCGGGCGACGCGGTGAAAGAGCGGACGGGAGAAGCGCTCCCAGCGGAGACGTACGAACGCGCGGCCGAAGCGGACGCGACGCTGTTCGGCGCGGCCGGCGAGACGGCCGCCGACGTCATCCTCCCGCTACGCGAGGCGGTCGACTCGTTCGTCAACATCCGGCCGGCGAAGGCGTATCCCGGCGTCGACGCGCTCCAGCCGGAGACTGACGTGGTCTTCCTCCGCGAGAACACCGAGGGCGTCTACTCGGGCCACGAGAACCGGCTCAGCGACGACCTTTCGACGCTGACGCGGGTCGTCACCTCGTCGGCCTCGCGAGAGCTGGCGGAGTTCGCCTGCGAGTTCGTCGACGACGGGAGAGGACCGGCCGGCGACCCCGACGAGGGGTTCACCGTCGCGCACAAGGCGAACGTGATGCGCGAGACGGACGGCCGGTTCCGCGAGGAGGTGCTCGCGGTCGCCGACGAACGCGACGTCGACGCCGACGAGGAGCTGATGGACGCGTTCGCGACGAAGCTCCCGCTTGACCCGACTCAGTACGGTGTGATCGTCTGTCCGAACCTCGCAGGCGACGTGCTCTCCGATCTGGCAGCGGGACTCGTCGGCGGGCTCGGCCTCCTCCCGTCCGCGAACGTCGGCCACGACAACGCGTTGTTCGAGCCGGTTCACGGCACGGCGCCCGACATCGCGGGCGAGGGAATCGCGAACCCGACGGCCGCGATCCTGTCGGCCGCCATGCTGCTGGAGTACCTCGGACACGTCGAGGAGGGCCAGCGAGTCCGGGACGCCGTGGAGGGCGTCCTCTCCGACGGCCCGCGGACCGGCGATCTCGGCGGCGACGCCACGACTGACGAGGTCACCGCGGCGATCCTCGACCGGCTGTAG
- a CDS encoding CBS domain-containing protein: MELPTPQDLRERRTTLELTQSDLADAADVSQPLIARIEGGDVDPRLSTLRRIVNALQEAEGKVVRASDLMNETVISVAPDDAVHGAVELMEEEAYSQLPVLQNGVPVGSISQSDVVHAGENVGDHPVSDVMSESFPTVAPGATVDEVRNLLDHYKAVMVTDGGETVGIITEADIAAHLS; encoded by the coding sequence ATGGAACTCCCGACGCCACAGGACCTCCGCGAGCGGCGGACGACGCTGGAGCTGACCCAGAGCGATTTGGCGGACGCCGCCGATGTCTCGCAGCCCCTCATCGCGCGGATCGAGGGCGGCGACGTCGATCCGCGACTCTCGACGCTTCGGCGTATCGTCAACGCGCTCCAAGAGGCGGAAGGGAAAGTCGTTCGCGCGAGCGACCTGATGAACGAGACGGTGATAAGCGTCGCGCCCGACGACGCGGTGCACGGGGCGGTCGAGCTGATGGAAGAGGAGGCGTACTCGCAGCTCCCGGTGCTCCAGAACGGCGTGCCTGTCGGCTCGATCAGTCAGAGCGACGTGGTCCACGCCGGCGAGAACGTGGGCGACCATCCGGTCAGCGATGTGATGAGCGAGTCGTTCCCCACGGTCGCGCCCGGCGCGACGGTCGACGAGGTTCGGAACTTACTCGACCACTACAAGGCGGTGATGGTGACCGACGGCGGTGAGACGGTCGGAATCATCACCGAGGCCGACATCGCTGCGCACCTGTCGTAA